A window of the Aquimarina spinulae genome harbors these coding sequences:
- the rpoB gene encoding DNA-directed RNA polymerase subunit beta codes for MLATQTERLNFSSVKNRPDYPDFLDIQIKSFQDFFQLETKSEERGNEGLYNTFMENFPITDTRNQFVLEFLDYFVDPPRYDLQECIERGLTYSVPLKARLKLFCTDPEHEDFETIVQDVYLGTIPYMTPSGTFCINGAERVVVSQLHRSPGVFFGQSFHANGTKLYSARVIPFKGSWIEFATDINSVMYAYIDRKKKLPVTTLFRAIGFERDKDILEIFDLAEEVKVSKSGLKKVLGRKLAARVLNTWHEDFVDEDTGEVVSIERNEIVLDRDTILDKDHLEEIIESGAKTILLHKEDNQKGDYAIIHNTLQKDPTNSEKEAVEHIYRQLRNAEPPDEETARGIIDKLFFSDQRYNLGEVGRYRMNKKLGLDIAMDKQVLTKEDIITIIKYLIELINSKAEIDDIDHLSNRRVRTVGEQLSQQFGVGLARMARTIRERMNVRDNEVFTPIDLINAKTLSSVINSFFGTNQLSQFMDQTNPLAEITHKRRLSALGPGGLSRERAGFEVRDVHYTHYGRLCPIETPEGPNIGLISSLSVFAKVNSMGFLETPYRKVEEGKVDLSGYTYLSAEEEEEKLIAQANIPLKEDGAIDSDKVIARMEGDFPVIDPTNVNYADVAPNQIASISASLIPFLEHDDANRALMGSNMMRQAVPLLRVDAPIVGTGLERQVASDSRVLINAEGEGVVEYVDAQKITIKYDRTEEQRMVSFDDDSKTYELIKFRKTNQGTNINLKPIVNVGDRVKKGQVLCQGYATEKGELALGRNMKVAFMPWKGYNFEDAIVISEKVVREDIFTSIHIDEYSLEVRDTKLGNEELTNDIPNVSEEATKDLDENGMIRVGAEIKPGDILIGKITPKGESDPTPEEKLLRAIFGDKAGDVKDASLKASPSLHGVVIDKKLFARAIKDKRKRSQDKEDIETLERSYDTKFELLKSELVDKLFAIVGGKTSQGVMNDLGEEVLPKGKKYTQKMLNSVDDYAHLTKGTWTTDDALNSMVADLIHNYKIKENDLQGNLRREKFTISVGDELPSGIIKLAKVYIAKKRKLKVGDKMAGRHGNKGIVARIVREEDMPFLEDGTPVDIVLNPLGVPSRMNIGQIYETVLGWAGQKLGRKYATPIFDGASLDQINEFTDEAGIPRFGHTYLYDGGTGDRFHQPATVGVIYMLKLGHMVDDKMHARSIGPYSLITQQPLGGKAQFGGQRFGEMEVWALEAYGASATLREILTVKSDDVIGRAKTYESIVKGEPMPEPGLPESFNVLMHELKGLGLDIRLEE; via the coding sequence ATGTTAGCAACGCAAACTGAAAGATTGAATTTCTCTTCTGTAAAGAATAGACCTGATTATCCTGACTTCCTGGATATTCAGATCAAATCCTTCCAGGATTTCTTTCAACTAGAAACAAAATCTGAAGAAAGAGGAAACGAAGGTCTATACAACACCTTCATGGAAAACTTCCCGATTACAGATACTCGTAATCAATTTGTACTAGAATTTTTAGATTACTTTGTAGACCCTCCAAGATATGATCTGCAGGAGTGTATAGAAAGAGGTCTTACCTATAGTGTACCTTTAAAAGCCCGTCTAAAACTTTTCTGTACAGACCCAGAACACGAAGATTTTGAGACTATTGTTCAGGATGTGTACTTAGGTACAATTCCTTATATGACACCCAGTGGTACTTTTTGTATTAATGGGGCAGAGCGAGTAGTCGTATCTCAATTACACCGTTCGCCGGGAGTATTCTTTGGACAATCATTCCATGCCAATGGAACAAAATTATATTCTGCAAGAGTAATTCCTTTTAAAGGTTCTTGGATAGAATTTGCTACCGATATCAATAGTGTAATGTACGCTTATATCGATAGAAAGAAAAAATTACCGGTAACTACACTTTTCCGTGCAATTGGTTTTGAACGTGATAAAGATATTTTAGAAATATTTGACCTTGCAGAAGAAGTAAAAGTTTCTAAATCCGGATTGAAAAAAGTTTTAGGTCGCAAGTTAGCAGCTCGTGTATTGAATACATGGCATGAAGATTTTGTAGATGAAGACACAGGAGAAGTTGTATCTATTGAGCGTAACGAGATCGTTTTAGATCGTGATACTATCTTAGATAAAGATCATCTTGAAGAGATTATCGAATCTGGAGCAAAAACCATTTTGCTTCATAAAGAAGATAATCAAAAAGGAGATTATGCAATTATCCACAATACTTTACAAAAAGATCCTACCAACTCTGAAAAAGAAGCGGTAGAACATATATATCGTCAATTACGTAATGCAGAACCGCCTGATGAAGAAACTGCAAGAGGTATTATTGACAAGTTATTCTTTTCTGATCAACGTTACAACCTTGGTGAAGTAGGTCGTTATAGAATGAATAAGAAATTGGGACTTGATATTGCAATGGATAAGCAAGTGCTTACCAAAGAAGATATTATTACCATTATAAAGTACTTAATAGAATTAATTAATTCTAAAGCTGAAATTGATGATATCGATCACCTTTCTAACCGTCGTGTTAGAACTGTAGGAGAGCAATTATCACAGCAGTTTGGAGTTGGTCTGGCACGTATGGCACGTACCATTCGGGAACGTATGAATGTTAGAGATAATGAGGTTTTTACACCGATTGATTTGATCAATGCTAAAACGTTATCATCTGTAATTAATTCGTTCTTTGGTACAAACCAGTTATCTCAGTTCATGGATCAAACCAATCCATTAGCAGAAATTACACATAAGCGTAGACTTTCGGCTCTTGGACCTGGAGGTTTATCACGTGAGCGTGCAGGTTTTGAGGTACGTGATGTACACTATACACATTACGGTCGTCTATGTCCTATTGAAACTCCTGAAGGACCAAATATTGGTCTGATCTCTTCACTTTCTGTATTTGCAAAAGTGAATTCGATGGGATTCCTTGAAACTCCATATAGAAAAGTGGAAGAAGGAAAGGTTGATCTTTCTGGATATACATACCTAAGTGCAGAAGAGGAAGAAGAAAAATTAATAGCTCAGGCTAATATTCCGTTAAAAGAAGATGGCGCTATAGATTCTGATAAGGTAATTGCACGTATGGAAGGTGACTTCCCGGTAATTGACCCAACCAATGTTAATTATGCCGATGTTGCTCCTAATCAGATAGCATCTATTTCTGCATCTTTAATTCCGTTCTTAGAACATGATGATGCAAACCGTGCATTGATGGGATCAAACATGATGCGTCAGGCAGTACCATTATTAAGAGTTGATGCTCCTATTGTAGGAACAGGATTAGAGCGTCAGGTAGCATCAGATTCCAGAGTATTGATTAATGCAGAAGGAGAAGGAGTTGTTGAGTATGTAGATGCACAAAAGATTACCATTAAATACGATAGAACCGAAGAGCAAAGAATGGTAAGCTTTGATGACGATTCTAAAACCTATGAATTAATAAAATTCCGTAAAACGAATCAAGGTACTAATATAAACCTTAAACCCATCGTTAATGTTGGGGATCGTGTTAAAAAAGGTCAGGTATTGTGTCAAGGATATGCTACAGAAAAAGGAGAACTTGCACTAGGTAGAAATATGAAAGTAGCCTTTATGCCTTGGAAAGGGTATAACTTTGAGGATGCGATTGTGATTTCTGAAAAAGTAGTACGAGAAGATATCTTTACTTCAATCCATATTGATGAATATTCTCTTGAGGTTAGAGATACCAAATTAGGTAATGAAGAATTAACTAATGATATTCCTAACGTTTCCGAAGAAGCTACCAAAGATCTTGATGAAAACGGAATGATCCGTGTTGGTGCAGAAATCAAACCAGGTGATATTCTTATCGGAAAAATTACTCCAAAAGGAGAAAGCGACCCTACTCCAGAAGAGAAACTATTAAGAGCAATCTTTGGAGATAAAGCAGGAGATGTTAAAGATGCTTCTTTAAAAGCTTCTCCTTCTTTACATGGTGTGGTAATTGATAAAAAATTATTTGCCCGTGCTATAAAAGATAAGAGAAAACGTTCTCAGGATAAAGAAGATATTGAGACTTTAGAAAGATCATACGATACAAAATTCGAATTACTGAAATCTGAATTGGTAGACAAACTATTTGCTATCGTTGGTGGTAAAACTTCTCAAGGGGTTATGAATGATCTTGGAGAAGAGGTACTTCCTAAAGGTAAAAAGTATACTCAGAAAATGCTTAATAGCGTAGATGATTATGCTCACCTTACTAAAGGAACATGGACTACCGATGATGCTTTAAATAGTATGGTTGCAGATCTTATCCATAATTATAAGATTAAAGAAAATGATTTACAAGGTAATCTTCGAAGAGAGAAATTTACGATCTCTGTAGGAGATGAATTACCTTCTGGAATTATAAAACTTGCTAAAGTTTATATCGCTAAGAAACGTAAGCTAAAAGTAGGTGATAAGATGGCAGGTCGTCACGGTAACAAAGGTATTGTTGCTCGTATTGTAAGAGAAGAAGATATGCCATTCTTAGAAGATGGAACACCTGTTGATATCGTATTAAACCCACTTGGGGTACCATCTCGTATGAATATTGGTCAGATTTATGAAACGGTATTAGGATGGGCCGGACAAAAATTAGGTAGAAAGTATGCTACCCCGATTTTTGATGGAGCGTCTTTAGATCAGATTAATGAATTTACCGATGAAGCAGGAATTCCAAGATTTGGACATACCTATCTTTATGATGGAGGTACGGGAGATCGTTTCCACCAGCCAGCTACAGTAGGTGTGATTTACATGCTTAAGCTTGGTCACATGGTAGATGATAAAATGCATGCACGTTCTATTGGGCCTTACTCGTTGATTACTCAACAACCACTTGGTGGTAAGGCTCAATTTGGAGGTCAACGTTTTGGAGAGATGGAAGTTTGGGCGCTAGAAGCTTATGGTGCTTCTGCAACCTTACGTGAGATATTGACGGTAAAATCTGATGATGTTATAGGAAGAGCTAAGACATACGAAAGTATTGTTAAAGGTGAGCCTATGCCAGAACCAGGATTACCAGAATCTTTTAATGTATTAATGCACGAATTAAAAGGTCTGGGTCTGGATATCAGATTAGAAGAATAG
- the rpoC gene encoding DNA-directed RNA polymerase subunit beta', translating into MARNNDKNTVKRFNKISIGLASPESILAASQGEVLKPETINYRTHKPERDGLFCERIFGPVKDFECACGKYKRIRYKGIVCDRCGVEVTEKKVRRDRVGHINLVVPVAHIWYFRSLPNKIGYLLGLPSKKLDMIIYYERYVVIQPGIAKNEEGEAVQKMDFLTEEEYLNILDSLPQENLYLDDTDPNKFIAKMGAECLIEILRRIDLDALSYELRHKANNETSKQRKTEALKRLQVVESFRDANKNRENNPEWMVLKVVPVIPPELRPLVPLDGGRFATSDLNDLYRRVIIRNNRLKRLMEIKAPEVILRNEKRMLQESVDSLFDNTRKASAVKTDSNRPLKSLSDSLKGKQGRFRQNLLGKRVDYSARSVIVVGPELKLFECGLPKNMAAELYKPFVIRKLIERGIVKTVKSAKKIIDRKEPVVWDILENVLKGHPVLLNRAPTLHRLGIQAFQPKLIEGKAIQLHPLVCTAFNADFDGDQMAVHLPLGPEAILESQLLMLASHNILNPANGSPVTVPSQDMVLGLYYMTKSRRSTPELEIKGEDLTFYSPEEVVIAYNEKRLDINANIKVRTQDIEEGELVTKIIETTTGRVLFNEKVPEKAGYINEVLTKKSLRDIIGGILKVTSVPETAEFLDEIKTLGYNFAFQGGLSFSLGDIIIPKEKHTMIADANSQVDNIVANYNMGLITNNERYNQVIDIWTSTNAELTELSMKRIREDQQGFNSVYMMLDSGARGSKEQIRQLTGMRGLMAKPKKASSAGGEIIENPILSNFKEGLSILEYFISTHGARKGLADTALKTADAGYLTRRLVDVAQDVIVNIEDCGTLRGVEVTPLKKNEEIIEGLAARIVGRTSLQDVIDPLTQEVLAEAGVEINDEVAKIIENSPVESVEVRSALTCEAKKGICVKCYGRNLATGKTVQRGEAVGVVAAQSIGEPGTQLTLRTFHVGGIAGNISEENQLRSKFAGKAEIEELKTVKGEDGEGNEIDVVISRTSEVKIIDPKTKIVLSTNLIPYGSQLFIQDGDKIDKDHVICQWDPYNGVIISEFAGKVRYENIEQGITYQVEIDEQTGFQEKVISESRDKKKIPTLHVLGKGDEVLRSYNLPVGAHLMVDDNDKIKVGKILVKIPRKSAKAGDITGGLPRVTELFEARNPSNPAVVSEIDGVVSFGKIKRGNREIIVESRIGEIKKYLVKLSNQILVQENDYVRAGMPLSDGSTTPEDILKIKGPSAVQQYLVNEVQEVYRLQGVKINDKHFEVVVRQMMRKVRIQDPGDTIFLENQLVHKSDFIEENDQIFGMKVVEDSGDSENLKEGQIISPRDLRDENSALRRDDKNLVTARDVSPATATPILQGITRASLQTKSFISAASFQETTKVLNEAAVSGKIDSLEGLKENVIVGHRIPAGTGMRDYESIIVGSNEEFEERMEQRQEVNYN; encoded by the coding sequence ATGGCAAGAAATAATGATAAGAATACAGTAAAGAGATTTAATAAAATCTCTATAGGTTTAGCATCTCCTGAGTCAATTTTAGCGGCATCTCAGGGAGAAGTGCTAAAACCCGAAACTATCAATTATCGTACTCACAAACCCGAGCGTGATGGTTTGTTCTGTGAGCGTATTTTTGGACCTGTAAAGGACTTTGAATGTGCTTGTGGTAAATATAAAAGAATTCGTTACAAAGGTATTGTTTGTGATCGATGTGGAGTAGAGGTTACCGAAAAGAAAGTACGAAGAGATCGTGTGGGACATATTAACTTAGTTGTTCCTGTGGCACACATTTGGTATTTCCGTTCTTTACCAAATAAAATAGGATATTTATTAGGACTTCCATCTAAGAAATTAGATATGATTATTTACTACGAACGTTACGTAGTAATTCAACCTGGTATTGCCAAAAATGAAGAAGGTGAAGCTGTTCAGAAAATGGATTTCCTTACAGAAGAAGAGTATTTAAATATTTTAGATAGCCTTCCTCAGGAAAATTTATATCTTGATGATACAGACCCCAATAAGTTCATCGCAAAGATGGGAGCAGAGTGCCTTATCGAGATCTTAAGAAGAATTGATCTTGATGCACTATCTTACGAACTAAGACATAAAGCAAATAACGAAACGTCTAAACAACGTAAAACAGAAGCATTAAAACGTCTTCAGGTTGTTGAGTCTTTCCGTGATGCAAATAAAAATAGAGAAAATAATCCAGAATGGATGGTTCTTAAAGTTGTACCGGTAATTCCACCAGAATTACGTCCTTTAGTACCGCTTGATGGAGGTCGTTTTGCAACTTCAGATTTAAATGATCTGTACCGTCGTGTGATTATCCGTAATAATCGATTGAAGCGTTTAATGGAAATCAAAGCTCCAGAAGTTATTTTACGTAACGAAAAGCGTATGCTTCAGGAGTCTGTAGATTCATTATTTGATAATACACGTAAGGCTTCTGCAGTTAAAACAGATTCTAACAGACCATTAAAATCATTATCTGATTCTTTAAAAGGTAAGCAAGGACGTTTCCGTCAGAACTTACTTGGTAAACGTGTGGATTATTCAGCACGTTCTGTGATTGTTGTAGGACCAGAATTGAAATTATTCGAATGTGGTCTTCCAAAGAATATGGCTGCAGAACTTTATAAACCATTTGTAATCAGAAAACTGATCGAACGTGGTATTGTAAAGACAGTAAAATCTGCAAAGAAAATTATAGATAGAAAAGAGCCTGTAGTTTGGGATATCTTAGAGAATGTCTTAAAAGGACATCCGGTATTACTAAACCGTGCTCCTACGCTTCACCGTCTGGGTATACAGGCATTTCAGCCTAAACTTATTGAAGGTAAAGCGATACAGTTACACCCATTGGTTTGTACTGCATTTAATGCCGATTTTGATGGAGATCAAATGGCAGTACACTTACCATTAGGACCAGAAGCAATTTTAGAATCTCAGTTGTTGATGTTAGCATCACACAACATTCTTAACCCTGCTAATGGATCACCAGTAACAGTTCCTTCTCAGGATATGGTCTTGGGTCTTTATTATATGACTAAGTCTCGTAGATCTACTCCAGAATTAGAAATAAAAGGAGAAGACTTAACGTTCTACTCTCCAGAAGAAGTAGTTATAGCGTATAATGAAAAGAGATTAGATATTAATGCTAATATCAAAGTTAGAACTCAAGATATTGAAGAAGGAGAATTAGTAACTAAAATAATAGAAACTACTACAGGTAGAGTTTTATTTAATGAGAAAGTTCCTGAAAAAGCAGGATATATTAATGAAGTATTGACGAAAAAATCACTTCGAGATATTATCGGAGGTATTTTGAAAGTAACAAGTGTTCCTGAAACAGCAGAATTCTTGGATGAAATCAAAACATTAGGATATAATTTTGCATTCCAGGGAGGATTATCATTCAGTTTAGGAGATATTATTATTCCTAAAGAGAAACATACCATGATTGCTGATGCAAATTCACAGGTAGACAATATTGTAGCAAACTATAATATGGGTCTTATTACCAATAATGAGCGTTATAATCAGGTAATTGATATCTGGACATCTACAAATGCTGAGTTGACAGAGTTGTCTATGAAGCGTATTCGTGAAGATCAACAGGGATTCAATTCGGTATATATGATGCTTGACTCTGGAGCAAGGGGATCTAAAGAACAGATTCGTCAGTTAACCGGAATGCGTGGATTGATGGCAAAACCGAAGAAAGCGAGTTCTGCTGGTGGAGAAATTATCGAAAACCCAATTCTTTCTAACTTTAAAGAAGGACTTTCTATTCTTGAGTACTTTATTTCTACTCACGGTGCTCGTAAAGGTCTTGCAGATACCGCTCTTAAAACTGCGGATGCTGGATACCTTACACGTCGTTTGGTAGATGTTGCTCAGGATGTTATTGTTAATATAGAAGATTGTGGTACTCTTAGAGGTGTAGAGGTAACTCCGTTAAAGAAAAATGAAGAAATTATAGAAGGGCTTGCTGCTAGAATAGTGGGTAGAACTTCATTGCAAGATGTTATTGATCCATTAACTCAAGAAGTATTAGCAGAAGCTGGTGTAGAAATTAATGATGAAGTTGCTAAGATTATTGAGAATTCTCCTGTAGAATCTGTAGAAGTTCGTTCTGCGCTTACTTGTGAAGCAAAGAAAGGAATCTGTGTAAAATGTTATGGTCGTAACCTTGCTACTGGTAAAACAGTACAGCGTGGTGAAGCCGTTGGTGTTGTAGCTGCTCAATCTATTGGAGAGCCTGGTACACAGCTTACATTACGTACATTCCACGTAGGAGGTATTGCAGGTAACATTTCTGAAGAAAACCAATTAAGATCTAAGTTTGCCGGTAAAGCGGAAATAGAAGAACTTAAAACCGTTAAAGGAGAAGATGGAGAAGGTAATGAGATCGATGTAGTAATTTCTCGTACGTCAGAAGTTAAGATTATTGATCCAAAAACTAAGATTGTTTTAAGTACAAACTTAATTCCTTATGGTTCTCAATTATTTATCCAGGATGGAGATAAAATAGATAAAGATCATGTAATCTGTCAGTGGGATCCATATAATGGAGTAATTATCTCTGAATTTGCAGGTAAAGTAAGATATGAAAATATTGAGCAAGGTATTACCTATCAAGTAGAGATTGATGAGCAAACTGGTTTCCAGGAAAAAGTAATTTCTGAATCTCGTGATAAGAAAAAGATACCAACACTACATGTATTAGGAAAAGGAGATGAAGTGTTACGTTCTTATAACTTACCTGTTGGAGCCCACCTTATGGTAGACGATAATGATAAGATTAAGGTAGGTAAAATCCTGGTTAAGATCCCTCGTAAATCTGCCAAAGCTGGTGATATTACAGGAGGTCTTCCAAGAGTAACAGAATTATTCGAAGCACGTAATCCTTCTAACCCTGCTGTGGTTAGTGAGATTGATGGTGTAGTATCATTTGGAAAAATCAAACGTGGTAATCGAGAGATTATCGTAGAATCCAGAATAGGAGAAATTAAAAAGTATCTTGTAAAACTTTCTAATCAAATTCTTGTTCAGGAAAATGATTATGTTCGTGCAGGAATGCCATTATCAGATGGATCTACCACACCAGAAGATATTCTTAAAATCAAAGGCCCTTCTGCAGTACAGCAGTATTTGGTTAATGAAGTACAAGAAGTATATCGATTACAAGGTGTAAAAATTAATGATAAGCATTTTGAAGTGGTAGTACGTCAAATGATGCGTAAAGTAAGAATCCAGGATCCGGGAGATACTATTTTCCTTGAGAATCAGCTAGTACACAAATCTGATTTTATCGAAGAAAATGATCAGATTTTCGGAATGAAGGTTGTTGAAGATTCGGGAGATAGTGAAAACCTTAAAGAAGGACAGATTATTTCTCCTCGTGATTTAAGAGATGAAAATTCTGCTTTGCGTAGAGATGATAAAAACTTAGTTACTGCAAGAGACGTTTCTCCTGCTACAGCGACTCCAATACTGCAAGGTATTACAAGAGCTTCGCTACAAACCAAGTCATTTATCTCTGCAGCGTCATTCCAGGAAACAACAAAAGTGTTAAACGAAGCTGCGGTAAGCGGTAAAATTGATAGCCTTGAAGGTCTTAAAGAAAATGTGATTGTTGGACATAGAATACCAGCAGGAACAGGAATGAGAGACTATGAAAGTATCATTGTTGGTTCAAACGAAGAGTTTGAAGAACGAATGGAACAGCGACAAGAAGTTAATTATAACTAA
- a CDS encoding DUF3467 domain-containing protein, translated as MADNKNQKQNQLNIELDEDVADGTYSNLAIINHSVSEFVVDFVNIMPGRPKSKVKSRIILTPQHAKRLLKALSDNVNRFEAAHGEIKDYEQTPIPMNFGPTGEA; from the coding sequence ATGGCAGATAATAAAAATCAGAAACAAAACCAATTGAATATAGAACTAGATGAAGATGTTGCAGATGGGACATATAGTAACCTTGCAATTATTAATCATTCTGTTTCAGAATTTGTAGTTGATTTTGTAAACATTATGCCGGGTAGACCGAAAAGTAAGGTGAAAAGTAGAATTATTCTAACTCCACAGCATGCCAAAAGATTATTAAAAGCTCTTAGTGACAATGTAAATCGATTTGAAGCTGCTCATGGAGAAATTAAAGATTATGAACAAACACCAATCCCTATGAATTTCGGCCCTACGGGAGAGGCTTAG
- a CDS encoding acyltransferase has product MKPNYYVHETAVIDHGCDIGKDTKIWHFSHIMTDCNIGKHCNIGQNVVISPQVIIGDNVKIQNNVSVYTGVTCEDDVFLGPSCVFTNVVNPRSGVNRRGQYSKTNVGKGATIGANATIVCGHDIGAYAFIGAGAVVTKNIKPYALVVGNPAKQIGWMSEYGHRLEFDKEDIAICPESNEIYKLDNQQVFKTQPVKKEF; this is encoded by the coding sequence ATGAAACCAAACTATTATGTACACGAAACTGCTGTAATAGATCATGGATGCGATATTGGTAAGGATACCAAAATATGGCATTTTTCTCATATTATGACCGATTGTAATATAGGTAAACATTGCAATATTGGTCAAAACGTAGTGATTTCTCCACAAGTTATTATAGGAGATAATGTGAAAATACAGAATAATGTATCTGTATATACAGGTGTTACTTGTGAAGATGATGTGTTTCTGGGGCCATCTTGTGTATTCACCAACGTTGTAAACCCAAGAAGTGGAGTAAATAGAAGAGGGCAATATAGCAAAACAAACGTAGGTAAAGGAGCAACGATCGGTGCAAATGCAACCATAGTTTGTGGTCATGATATTGGCGCATATGCTTTTATCGGTGCAGGAGCCGTTGTAACCAAGAATATAAAACCATATGCACTTGTGGTAGGAAATCCAGCTAAACAAATTGGCTGGATGAGCGAGTATGGTCATCGTTTAGAGTTCGATAAAGAAGACATTGCTATTTGCCCCGAAAGCAATGAAATCTATAAATTAGATAATCAACAAGTTTTTAAAACACAACCTGTCAAAAAGGAATTTTGA
- a CDS encoding Gfo/Idh/MocA family protein, with the protein MKKNFALIGAAGYVAPKHLKAIKETDNNLLAALDKFDSVGVLDSYFPDTDFFVEFERFDRHLEKLKRRKGIILDYVSICTPNYLHDAHIRMALRRGANAICEKPLVLNPWNIEPLIEIEAECERKVNTILQLRLHHSIVALKKMVDEGPKDKIYDIDLTYLTSRGSWYNSSWKGEIGKSGGIATNIGVHFFDMLLWIFGGATENIVHKHDLYNASGYLELEKARVRWFLSIDYENIPESVKMKNQRTYRSILVDGKEIEFSSGFTELHTKSYIEILKNNGFGLVDAKPSIQLVQDIRNTELSPLRGEYHPFLNRSKKVQYT; encoded by the coding sequence ATGAAAAAAAACTTTGCATTGATTGGCGCAGCAGGTTATGTGGCTCCAAAACACCTTAAAGCTATTAAAGAAACAGATAATAACCTTCTGGCTGCACTAGATAAATTTGATAGTGTAGGAGTATTAGATAGTTATTTCCCAGATACCGATTTTTTTGTAGAATTTGAACGTTTCGACAGACACCTCGAAAAACTTAAAAGAAGAAAAGGAATTATATTAGATTATGTAAGTATTTGTACACCAAACTATTTACATGACGCCCATATAAGAATGGCACTTCGCAGAGGAGCCAATGCAATCTGCGAAAAACCTCTTGTTTTAAATCCTTGGAATATAGAGCCTCTCATTGAAATTGAGGCAGAATGTGAGAGAAAAGTAAATACAATCTTGCAGTTGCGATTACACCATAGTATAGTAGCTCTTAAAAAAATGGTCGATGAAGGACCCAAAGATAAAATATATGATATAGACCTTACCTACCTTACCTCTAGAGGTAGTTGGTATAATAGCTCCTGGAAAGGAGAAATCGGTAAATCAGGAGGAATAGCAACTAATATAGGAGTTCATTTTTTTGATATGCTACTTTGGATATTTGGAGGAGCAACAGAGAACATTGTACATAAACATGATCTTTATAATGCCTCTGGATATTTAGAACTAGAAAAAGCACGTGTAAGATGGTTTCTATCTATAGATTATGAAAATATACCTGAGTCTGTTAAAATGAAAAACCAAAGAACATATCGTTCTATCCTCGTTGATGGAAAAGAAATTGAGTTTAGCTCTGGCTTTACAGAATTACATACCAAAAGTTATATAGAAATTCTAAAAAATAATGGCTTTGGATTGGTCGATGCAAAACCGTCTATACAATTAGTACAAGATATTAGAAACACAGAATTAAGCCCGTTAAGAGGAGAATATCACCCTTTTCTAAACAGGTCGAAAAAAGTACAGTATACCTAA